The DNA region GTATTGGCTTTCAGTAGAAAAGGCAATCGCGTCTTCACCAGAATCAGCCAGTACATGAAACTCATGCGAGGCGTTGCCACCAATAGAGCCGGTGTCTGCCAATACAGGGCGGAAATTTAGGCCAAGGCGTGTAAAAATATTATGGTAGGCCTGAAACATGCGGTCATAGGTTTCTTGCAAAGACTCGTCATCCATATGAAACGAATAGGCATCTTTCATAATAAATTCGCGTGAACGCATAATGCCAAAACGAGGCCGAATCTCATCACGAAATTTAGTTTGTATTTGGTAGTAATTAATCGGTAATTGCTTGTAACTCTTTATTTCGTTACGGGCCAGTTCGGTAATAATTTCTTCATGTGTTGGGCCTAAGCAAAACTCACGGCCATGTCGGTCATTTAAGCGAGCTAGTTCAGGGCCGTATTGTTCCCAACGCCCCGATTCTTGCCACAGTTCAGATGGCTGTACAACTGGCATTAAGACTTCTAACGCACCAGCATTGTTCATTTCTTCGCGAACAATATGCTGTGCTTTTTGCAGAATGCGAACACCAAGGGGGAGCCAATTGTATAAACCAGCTGCTAGCTTGCGAACAAGCCCCGCGCGAATCATTAATTGATGACTGACGATTTCGGCATCTGAAGGGGTTTCTTTAACGGTATTGAGTGGGAATTGGCTAGTACGCATAGTTATTTTCTTCGGTTAATGAGGTTCACATGAAGCGAGACATTTTACGCTGAAAAAGGACCACTACCTAGTGGCGATAGAAAAGATATTGTTAGGCAGCTTTTTGATCCCAGCGTTTAAGTTTTCTATCAAGCGTGCGGCGAGAGATGCCCAGGCTTTTTGCGGCTTGAGATTTGTTGCCTTTACTCTCATTAATGACTTTAAGAATATGCTCTTTTTCAAGTGATTTTAAGCAGTACTTGTTTGTAGTCGCTGAGTCAGTGTCAGCCACCGGTAATGTTTCATGTAATGGGATGCTTAGCAGTAACGAGCGTTCAATATGGTTGCGTAGTTCACGAATATTACCGGGCCAGTCATAAGCTTGTAAGGCATTGATTGACTCAGTTGAAATGTGAGGGCTGGTTAATTCGTGTTCCTCACACAATTGGCAAACAAAGGTGCTAGTGAGCGCTTCAATATCATCTGGGCGGTCACGCAGTGGCGGTGCAGTAAAAGGAACGACACTTAAACGGTAATATAAGTCAGCCCTAAATAAGCCTTGCTTAACCAGGTCTTTAAGGCGTTTATTTGTGGCGGCAACGATACGGACAGAGGTGTCATATTCTTTGTCGGAGCCAACGGGGCGAATGGTTTTTTCTTCTAAAAGGTGTAAAAGCTTGGGTTGCGAATCTAGCGGCAGCTCGCCAATTTCATCTAAAAATAATGTGCCATTTTGTGCAGTGGCGACTAGCCCTTTTCGTGCGTCTTTGGCACCTGTAAAGGCGCCTTTTGCGTGACCAAATAGTTCGGTTTCTAATAAGTGTTGACTAAAGGTTGCGCAGTTAATAGATACAAAGGGACCTTTGCGTTGGCTAAGGTCATGAATTTTTCTAGCTAATAGGCTTTTACCAGTACCCGTTTCGCCGTCCAATAAAATAGGTGTGTTTTTAGTGGCGACACGATCAATGTCGTCCAACAGTTTAACGACAAGTGGGTTATTACCAAAAAATGAGTGGCGGTCACGAATGGCTTTACGAAGTGCCGATGATTTGTGGGTAGTCATAGAAAATAGCGTCGTGAGACATTCTGTCAAAAGTCTCTTTATATTGAGACAAAGTGTCGCATAAGTCTAGTGCGTTGTTATGCTTGTTTCAGTGATAATTTTTAAAGTTAGTTATTAATCAATGAGTTGATGGTATGCCAAACCCGCTGGCATTAGTTTTGCTGTATGCCAGCGGGTATTTTGATAATCAATAATAAGGAAAAATCAATGAAAATAAATAAATTAGCGTTAGCTGCCGCTGTTTTTATGGGGGGCTCGGTATCGGCTCATGCAGGCTCTGAACTGACAACGCTACTTATGTTGCTGCATGAAAATGGCACGATATCAGATGCGCAATACCAACGCGTATTAGCTGAGGCAAAAGCAACAGAGCAAAAAACGATCGCGCAAACTGAAGACATTCAAGAAAGGCTCGATAAGGCAACCAATGTTGAAGTAAATGTTAATAAAGGTGGCTTGGCTGTTAAATCTCGTGATGGTAACTTCACCACGCAAATTGGTGGCCGCATGCAGTTAGATTCTGCCTGGTATGGAGAAGATGATTCGGCAGCGGGTAGCACGCTGGGCGATGGTACAAAAGTACGTCGAGCAAGGTTATATATTAAAGGCACGGTAAATAAAGATTGGTTCTATAAGTTTGAGTATGACTTTGCGGGTACAGGTGATACACGAAAAGGGATTACGGATATTTGGGTTGGTTACAATGGGTTTGACTTTGAAGGGCTAAGCGTTAAGGCCGGCCATTTTAGAGACCCATTTATGTTGCAAGATCAAATCAGCGACAATAATACGCAGTTTACCGAAAGAGCTTCAATTGATGCCTTTACGGCGAGTAGACATATTGGCGTTATGGGTAGCATTGATCGTAAACATTGGACAACAGCGCTCGGTGTGTTTGGTGATAAAGCCAATACAAATGGTGGCTCAGACGATGAGGGATGGGGGTTAGGCGGGCGCTCTACGTGGATGCCAGTTAATGAAAAAGGCTCGTTGGTTCATTTAGGTTTGGCCGCAAATTACCGCAGCACACGAGGAGGCGAGGTTCAGTTCAAACAACAGCCTGAAACTAACATCTCAGGAGTGGACTTTGTGGATACAGGTAAGTTGCTAGATGTAGATAGCTATCTAACATTAGGTGCCGAAGTAGCTCTTGTTAAAAATAGGTTTTCTGGCCAAGCCGAATATATTCGTACTCAGCTTGAACGCGATACAACTAGTGACCTAACATTTGATGGCTGGTATGCACAAACAGGCTGGTTCCTTACACAAGATACACGCCCATATACGCATAAAGGTGCAAAATTCAAAGCAGTTAAGCCTAATAGCCCGTTTGGTAATGGTGGTATAGGTGCATGGGAGTTAGCGTTACGATATAGCACCATTGATTTAATGGATGGCGCTATAAACGGTGGTGAAATGGACAACGTGACTTTGGGCCTTAATTGGTTCCCAGTAGCGGGCTTACGTTTTTCTGCTAACTATATTAAAGTGCTAGAGGTAGAAGGTGGGGCGCACGATAATGAAGAAGCAGATATTATGCAGCTTCGTGGCCAATGGGCGTTTTAACGCGGTAGGCCATCAAAGGGGCGCATTTGTCGCCCCTTGTTTTTTATAACGGGATAAGTAACGGGTAAATAATGAAAAAAATTGTAAAAATACTTTGGCTGATGGGTGTTGGCGCGCTGATGATGTTTGCGTCAAACAGTTCGGCATTGGATGTTCTTAGAATGTCGACCACAACCAGCACAGAAAACTCGGGGCTTTTAGCGGTGCTAAACCCTGTCTTTGAAACCCAGCACAATGTTAAGCTTGAAGTGATTGCTGTAGGCACTGGTAAAGCATTGGCAATGGGGGCGCAAGGTGATGTTGATGTTGTGTTTGCTCATGCACCAGCGGCAGAATTGAACTACGTCAAGTCGGGTGATTTCATTGATCGCTCGGCGGTCATGCATAATGACTTTGTTATAGTAGGCCCGACCAGTGACCCTGCAAATATAGCAGCCTCTAAAACAATTGAAGAGGCCTTGCGTAGTATTGCTGAAATAGAAGCTAGCTTTATTTCCAGAGGTGATGACTCGGGCACACATAAGAAAGAAAAACTGTTGTGGAAGAAAGCCGGTGTTGCGCCCAGTGGGGACTGGTATGTCGATGTCGGCCAAGGCATGGGCGCGGTGCTTAATATAGCGAATGAAAAACTAGCTTACGCTTTAACAGACCGGGGTACGCAAATTGCTTTTGCCGATAAGATCTCCCTCAAGGTGTTGTTTGAAGGTGATGTTAATTTATTCAACCCATACCATGTGATGGCGGTTAATCCAAAAAAACACCCGGGCTCAAGGTATGACTTAGCGATTAAATATATTCAGTTTGTTACGAGTAAAAGAGGCCAAGAGATTATTGCAGATTTTCGTAAAGGTGGGCAGCAGCTATTTTATCCAGATGCTGAGTAAGTAACGACGACCATTAAAATCTCGATAAACGCCCTTTATAAAAATAGAGGGCGTTTTTTTATGCCTGATTACTTAGCGCGAGACCAATAAGAGGCAAGTAGGGATCCAGTTAAATTATGCCATAAGGAAAACAGCGCGCCGGGCAGTGCCGCAAGCGGAGCAAAGTATTTAACTGCCAGCGCCGCTGCAAGACCGGAGTTTTGCATACCAACTTCAATGGCTAGGGTTTTGCAGGTTTGTCGATCCATACCAAGTGCTCGGGGTAGCCAGTAGCCGGTGAAGAGGCCCAGTACGTTATGCAGAGCAACAGCGCCCACTAATAACAGCCCAATAGAGCCTAAACGAGGTTGGTTGAGTGCAACGATAATGGCGATAATAAGCACGATAGCAAAAACAGATATCAATGGGAAAACCTGCTTGGTTGAGCTTAAAAAACGACCAAAAAGTTGGTTGACTATGATGCCAGCTGTGACCGGTAAAATAATAATCTTTACAATATCCATAAGCATTTTCATGGCCGGTACATCAACCTGTTTACCAAGGTAGAGCAGGCTTAAGGCAGGCATTGCAATCACCGCCAGTAGGGTTGAAAAAGTGGTGATCGTGATCGATAGGGCAACATTTCCTTTTGCTAAGTAACAAATAACATTGGAGGCGGTGCCGCCTGGGCTTGCGCCGACCAGTATCATGCCGCTGGCAAGCGCTAAGGGTAATTGCAACCAAGTGGATATACCCCAAGCAAAAAAAGGCATGCAGAGAAACTGCAATAATAAGCCGAAGATAATAGGCTTAGGCGATTTAAGAATACGTAAAAAATCATGTGCTCTTAAGCTAATACCCATGCCAAACATTACCAAACCTAATAAGAAAAAGAGACTAGGTTTAAGGGGTATAAATAAGCTAGGGATTGCGTAGGCGACAATTGATAAAAGTATTGCCCAAACGGGGAAAAGCTTAGTGGCTTTGTTAATCAAGGTAATTCCTTCTAAGCCGATAGGCTATCGTTAGTCTTGTTTAGGAAATCTTTTAGGTAGTACCCTGTATGAGACTCATTACATTGAGTGACCGCTTCAGGTGTGCCTTGTGCAATCACTTGTCCGCCACCATCTCCCCCTTCAGGGCCGATATCAATGATCCAATCGGCTGTTTTTATAACATCTAGATTGTGTTCGATAACCACAAGGGTATTGCCGTGATCACGAAGCGTATGCAAAACGCTAAGTAACTGCTGTATATCAGCAAAGTGCAAACCGGTAGTCGGTTCGTCAAGAATGTAGAGAGTTTTTCCGGTATCACGTTTTGATAGTTCACGTGATAGTTTGACGCGTTGAGCCTCACCACCCGATAAAGTGACAGCGTTTTGCCCCAAGGTAATATAGCCAAGCCCGACATCCATCAACGTGCGGAGTTTTTTTGATACAACTGGAATCGCATCAAAAAAGCCACAAGCATCTTCAACTGTCATTGAGAGCACTTCGTGGATTGTTTTACCTTTGTAGCGAATTTCCAAGGTTTCTCGACCGTATCGCTGGCCTTTACAGCTCTCGCAATTGACGTAAACATCCGCAAGAAAGTGCATTTCTACTTTAATAACGCCATCGCCTTTGCAGGTCTCGCAGCGCCCACCTTTTACGTTAAAGCTAAATCGTCCAGGCGTATAGCCGCGTGACCGCGCCTCTGGGGTTGCTGCAAACAGTTCACGAATGGGGGTGAAGAGCCCAGTGTAGGTAGCCGGGTTTGAACGTGGTGTTCGCCCTATAGGGCTTTGATCGATATCAACGACCTTATCAATATGTTCTAGGCCATCAACACCGTCATTAGCGGCGATAGGTAAGGATGATTTATTCAGTACTTTTGCAACCGTTGGGTACAAGGTTTCGTTAATAAGCGTTGACTTACCCGAACCAGATACGCCAGTAACACAGGTAAATAAACCGATGGGAATATCAACACTGATGTTTTTTAGGTTATTAGCGCGTGCATTATTAATGCGCAGTGTTTTACTGGCATCCACGGGGTGACGTTGTTGGGGCACAGCGATATATTGCGCGCCTGATAAATATTGCCCGGTGATGGAAAGAGGGTCGTTGATGATTTCCTCAGGCGTGCCTTGAGCGATAACGTTACCACCATGAATACCTGCTTTAGGACCAATATCAACCACATGATCAGCTGCCAAAACGGCGTCTTCATCATGTTCAACTACAATCACGGTATTGCCTATATCACGCAAGTGAAATAGGGTGTTAATGAGACGTTGATTATCACGCTGGTGCAAACCAATGGATGGTTCGTCTAATACATACATAACGCCAACAAGCCCAGCACCAATTTGACTGGCTAGGCGTATTCGTTGGGCTTCACCACCCGATAAGGTGTCTGCGCTTCGGTCTAATGATAAGTAATCTAAACCGACATTAATTAAGAAATCGAGACGCGCCTTAATTTCTTTGACGATTTTTTTAGCAATTTCGCCACGGTGTCCAGCCAATTCTAAAGAGGAAAATAAGGCGCTAGATTGGCGAATAGACAGGTTTGTGATTGAAGGTAAAGTGTGGGTGTCTACAAAAACATGGCGAGCGGCTTTATTTAAACGTTGGCCTTGGCAGTCTGGGCAAGCCTTGCTTGATAAGTATTTGGCCAGTTCATCGCGTACGGTGTTTGAATCGGTTTCACGATAGCGTCGCTCCATACTATGAATGACCCCTTCGAAAGGGTGTGTGCGTTTAATGGATTCGCCTCGGCTGTTCAACGTTGTAAAGTTGATAGGCTCATCGCCACTGCCAAATAAAATGGCATGTTGGGTTTCTTCTGGGTATGAATTAAAGGGCTCTTCTGGATCAAATTGGTAATGCTTGGCTAGCGACATAACCATTTGATAGTAATACATATTGCGCTTGTCCCAGCCACGGATGGCGCCACCGGCAAGGCTAATATCAGGGCTATGTAACACTTGTTGAGCATCAATATATTGCGTAATACCTAAACCATCACAGCTTGAACAAGCCCCCTTTGGACTGTTAAAGGAAAAAGAGCGAGGCTCTAATTCACTAATGCTGTAGCCACAAGTTGGGCAGGCAAAACGCGATGAAAATAAAATTTCTTCATCGTCATCCATGCTGCTGATGACGGCGATACCTTCGGTGAGCTTTAACGCCGTTTCAAAAGACTCTGCCAATCTAACGGACAAATCATCGCGAATTTTAAAGCGGTCAATGATGACCTCAATGGTGTGCTTTTTCTTAAGCTCTAAAGGTGGGGCATCGTCTAATTCAACAATTTCACCATCAATTCTTGCGCGAATAAAACCTTGGTTACGTAGATCATTTAAGGTATTAAAGTGCTCACCCTTACGTTCCTGTACCACCGGTGCTAGTAGCATCCAGCGCTTTTCTGGGTCTAAGGCGAGTACAGCATCGACCATTTGCGTGGTGGTTTGCGCTTCTAGTGATGTACCGTGATCGGGACATTGTGGAATACCTGTTCTAGCGAACAATAAGCGCAGGTAATCGTAAATTTCTGTAATGGTGCCGACTGTTGAACGTGGGTTGTGGGAGGTAGATTTTTGTTCAATAGAAATAGCTGGCGATAAGCCTTCAATATGGTCGACATCAGGTTTTTCCATTACCGATAAAAATTGTCGAGCATAAGCGGATAGCGATTCGACGTAACGACGCTGTCCCTCTGCATAAATCGTGTCAAAGGCTAAAGAAGACTTGCCAGAACCAGATAAACCTGTGATAACAATCAGCTTGTCTCGGGGCAGGTCGAGATCAATATCTTTTAAGTTGTGGGTTCTTGCGCCACGAATTTGAATGGTGTCCATTTACGTATCTAATTAAATTACCAAACCTGTTAATATACCCGTCTTTTTAAAGGCTAGGCAAAGTAATTATGGCTGATTCTTCAAGCCAACCATCAGTAATGAGTGAACAAGAGAAAAGAGCAAGCTTAGGATTGGCGGGCATTTTTTCAATGCGCATGCTCGGCTTGTTTATGATTTTACCTGTAATGTCCTTGTATACCGAGCACCTTAATGGAATAACACCGGTGCTACTGGGCTTGTCGATTAGTATTTATGGTTTAACGCAGGCGTTATTGCAAATTCCTTTTGGCTTGATGTCTGACCGCTTTGGGCGTAAAAAAATTATTACGATTGGCTTATTATTGTTTGTAGCTGGTAGCGTTGTCGCTGCCTTATCAACAACGATATACGGCATTATTCTTGGCCGGGCTTTGCAGGGGAGTGGCGCTGTTGCTGCGGCAATTATGGCGTTGGCGGCCGATTTAACGTTGGAGCAAAATCGGACAAAAATAATGGCAACGATAGGCATCAGCATTGGTATCTCATTTGGTATTGCGATGGTACTGGGTCCATTGTTAGCATCGGTTGTTGGCTTGCAGGGTATTTTCTGGTTTACAGCGATTTTGGCCACGGTGGGTATATTTATCCTGCATAACGTTGTGCCAGACGCGAAAAAATTATCGGTGCATAAAGATGCAGAGCCTATTCCTGCTTTGATGGGTAAGGTGTTAAAAGATACGCAGCTATTACGTCTTGATTTTGGTATTTTTTGCTTACATTTAGTGATGACCGCTATGTTTGTTGTGCTTCCACTGGTTTTACGAGGGAAGCTGGGCATCGCTGCGGATCACCACTGGATGGTTTACTTGCCTGTGTTGGGGTTATCGGTAGTGGCAATGCTACCCTTTATTATCCTCGCAGAAAAAAAGCGTAAGATGAAAGTCGTTTTCGTTAGCGCTGTAGCGGCCTTGTCATTGGCTAGCCTCGGGTTGTATTTGTTCAGTGGTCATCTTTGGGGCATGCTGGGTTCTTTATTTGTATTTTTCACAGCATTTAATTTGTTAGAGGCGAGTTTGCCGTCATTGATTTCTAAAATAGCGTTTGCTGGCGGAAAAGGAACCGCGATGGGCGTTTATTCCAGCTCGCAATTTTTTGGCGCTTTTTGTGGTGGTTTAATGGGCGGGCTAGTCTGGAATAATTATGGTTTAGCCTCCGTGTTTTTAGCCTGTGGCGGTATTTTATTTATTTGGTTTATAGTGGCGCTAAGCATGAAGGCCCCACGTCATATGAGTAGTTTGTTGAAACATGTGGAGATCGAAACGAGCGAGCAGGCACGGCAAATAACTGATAAGCTATTAGCGGTAAAAGGGGTGCTAGATGTTGGTATTTCAGTTGATGATTCAACGGCTTATTTAAAGGTCGATAATGAATTATTAGATGAGCTGGCACTAGAAGCAATCATCCCAACTAATCAAGCAACAGGCTGAGATTAAACTTTAAACCCGCCCCATTGAGGGCAAGAATAACGGAGCACAACATGGCAAGCAGAGGCGTAAATAAAGTAATTTTGGTGGGTAACTTGGGTAAAGACCCTGAGATTCGTTATATGCCGAGTGGTGGTGCGGTAGCCAATGTTACCGTGGCAACATCAGAATCATGGAAAGATAAAAATACAGGTGAACAAAAAGAACAAACAGAGTGGCATAGAGTAGTGTTTTTTAATCGTTTAGCTGAGGTGGTTGGTGAGTACCTTAAGAAGGGCTCAAAAATTTATGTAGAAGGTGCTTTGCAAACACGTAAATGGCAAGATCAAAGCGGACAAGACCGTTACACTACAGAAATTAAAGCCAGCACAATGCAAATGTTGGACAGCCGAGGCGGTGGTTCGGCTGAATTTTCGCCAGCAGGTTCAGCGCCGGCCTCGAAACCGAGTAATTTTGCATCAGCACCGGCACAACCTACAGCACCGATGGATGATTTTGATGATGACATTCCATTTTAGAGACCATCGAAGACTGCTTTGTACATAATAAATAAAAAAGCCCATAGTTAATGGGCTTTTTTATTGGCTGTTGTAAACAGCGGATTCGTTACTACAACATATACAATGGTTTTATGTTGTAGGTTTAAGGCTTATCTGTTGTTACCGTGCTTTAGGTGAAAAATACCTAAAGCTAAGGGGAGCTGGAAAACTTAGCCTTTGTCTTTATCCGCTTGGGGTAAACAATCCATAATGGCTTGATGTTGCCCAGCAAGTGCCTTATCAATTAATCCAGGGAATAACCCATTCAAGCGGCCAAATAAGCGTTCTTGCCAACCCACAAAATGCCTAGCCTTACTGCTTTGTAGAAAGTCGGCAAACTCTGTTGCTACTTTTTCAGGTGTATCTATATTTGCCTTGATAGCCACATTAAGCGCTTGGGTGTTCTCGTCGTTGAACGGTGTATCAGTTCCGCGTGGTGCGAAATAGCGCACATCAACCGTGCCACCGTGAAGTTCTCGTCGGAGGGCTTCGGTAAAACCTTTTAGGCCGTATTTGCTGGCGCTGTATACAGTAAAGCCTGCAAAGGCCAAACTAGCAAAAGCAGAGCCGATATTAACAATTTGCGCAGACGGTTTAGCTTTTAATAACGGCAATAGCTGCTGTGTTAATAAAATAGTGCTGGTTAAGTTAATATGAATAACAGAAGAAATTTTTTCTTCGCTCATGGTTTCAAAGCCTGTAAATGCACTGATACCAGCATTATTAATCAGTATGTCAATACCACCTGCTCGTTGCTCACAATGTTCTTTAATGACCTGCCGGCCTTCAGAAGATGAAATATCAGCCGCCAAGACATCGTGTTGGCCTGATAGATTTTGTTTGACGGTTTCAAGCTTATCTTGATTTCGGCCTACTAAAATAAGTTGTGCGCCTAATTCTGATAATTCTTTGGCGACTGCTGCACCAATACCACTGCCAGCACCGGTTAATAAAATGACTTTATTGTTGTACACTTAGTTCTCCTTTTGTTCGGTTTTTAACGCAACGAAAAGATAATAAAAATTATTACGCCGTGAATAAGTATACCTTGATTTTTAAGGTGTGGTTGAACTGAGCAAGTCAAAATAGATAGACTTTGGAAGTAAGATGTTTGAGTGTTTTAAGTTGCTTTGTGCTATTTCGGAAATTAGCAATTATCGTGTGATAGAGGTTTGCCGCTGATGCCAAAAACTCAGTAAGCGTAGACAGGGGGAAGTGTTAATTAAAAAGTGGAGTATTTGCTTGTTGTCTTTTATTTTCATAACAATAAAAAAGCCCCTATTAAGGGGCTTTTTTAATTAGCTAGGCCGATATTAAGCCAGCTAATTTAGCTTTTCCAAGAAGGTTTGCTTATTCTTCAGCTGCGGCATCCGTCTTAGTTGCTTCATTTGCTTGAGACATTGCATCATTTGCCATTTCTTTAGCAGCGTCTACAGCATCAGTTGTTGTTTCTTTAACAGCATCAAGCATATCAGCGCCTGCTTCTTTCGTTGCATCCATTGCGTTTTCGGCGCCTTCAGTTACATCAGTAGCTACTTCTTTTGCACTTTCCATTGCGCTAGATGTGGTCTCTTTAGTTGCATCAATGGCTGAGTCAGCGGCCTCTGATGTAGCATCTGCCGCATCTTTTGCCATATCACCTGCAGACTCAACGGCACTACTAGCGGCATCTTTTGCGCTGGAGGCGGCTTTTTCGGCTTCTTCACAACCGGTTAAGAATAAAAGGCTTGAAATCAGTGCGGCGATCAGTAAAGTTGAGTGTTTCATTGTTGTTCCTTCAGTTTGTTGAGGTAGTTAATGTCGTTCGACTAGATTATATAGTAACCAGTCAGTCATAATAAAGCTAGCAAGTGAGACAAACAGAGCGAAAAGCTTGTGTTTAAGAGCAGCAATAATTTAAAGGCGTTGAGTAAAGTATATGAATAAGAAACAGCCAGAGTGGCTAAGTCCAGAAGAGTATCAAATGATTGTCGGCCCCTCATTGAAGGTGGCGGCAGAGTTGGCAGCTAGTAGAGGAGATCCAACGCTTTTTAAAGACTTACCTTGTATGCTGGGTTTAATGCATTTGGTCAACCAGTTAAAAAATTACTATATAGATGAATGGGCTGTGTTGAGCGGGGTGTCGAGTGAAACGTCCTTGCAAAAGGCCCCAGAAGCTGCTTGTATGATGGTGTTAACAGAAGGCAATGTTGCAAAGGCTGAATTGAATATGATGATCAGCTCGCTTAATAGGGCGTACCAACAAGTGCTAGATGCGCAAATAATGGAGCAGGCAGATATGGATATAAAGCGGGCTTGGGAAGCGATAA from Cycloclasticus pugetii PS-1 includes:
- a CDS encoding sigma-54 interaction domain-containing protein; amino-acid sequence: MTTHKSSALRKAIRDRHSFFGNNPLVVKLLDDIDRVATKNTPILLDGETGTGKSLLARKIHDLSQRKGPFVSINCATFSQHLLETELFGHAKGAFTGAKDARKGLVATAQNGTLFLDEIGELPLDSQPKLLHLLEEKTIRPVGSDKEYDTSVRIVAATNKRLKDLVKQGLFRADLYYRLSVVPFTAPPLRDRPDDIEALTSTFVCQLCEEHELTSPHISTESINALQAYDWPGNIRELRNHIERSLLLSIPLHETLPVADTDSATTNKYCLKSLEKEHILKVINESKGNKSQAAKSLGISRRTLDRKLKRWDQKAA
- a CDS encoding OprO/OprP family phosphate-selective porin, producing MKINKLALAAAVFMGGSVSAHAGSELTTLLMLLHENGTISDAQYQRVLAEAKATEQKTIAQTEDIQERLDKATNVEVNVNKGGLAVKSRDGNFTTQIGGRMQLDSAWYGEDDSAAGSTLGDGTKVRRARLYIKGTVNKDWFYKFEYDFAGTGDTRKGITDIWVGYNGFDFEGLSVKAGHFRDPFMLQDQISDNNTQFTERASIDAFTASRHIGVMGSIDRKHWTTALGVFGDKANTNGGSDDEGWGLGGRSTWMPVNEKGSLVHLGLAANYRSTRGGEVQFKQQPETNISGVDFVDTGKLLDVDSYLTLGAEVALVKNRFSGQAEYIRTQLERDTTSDLTFDGWYAQTGWFLTQDTRPYTHKGAKFKAVKPNSPFGNGGIGAWELALRYSTIDLMDGAINGGEMDNVTLGLNWFPVAGLRFSANYIKVLEVEGGAHDNEEADIMQLRGQWAF
- a CDS encoding bile acid:sodium symporter family protein gives rise to the protein MINKATKLFPVWAILLSIVAYAIPSLFIPLKPSLFFLLGLVMFGMGISLRAHDFLRILKSPKPIIFGLLLQFLCMPFFAWGISTWLQLPLALASGMILVGASPGGTASNVICYLAKGNVALSITITTFSTLLAVIAMPALSLLYLGKQVDVPAMKMLMDIVKIIILPVTAGIIVNQLFGRFLSSTKQVFPLISVFAIVLIIAIIVALNQPRLGSIGLLLVGAVALHNVLGLFTGYWLPRALGMDRQTCKTLAIEVGMQNSGLAAALAVKYFAPLAALPGALFSLWHNLTGSLLASYWSRAK
- a CDS encoding substrate-binding domain-containing protein, which gives rise to MKKIVKILWLMGVGALMMFASNSSALDVLRMSTTTSTENSGLLAVLNPVFETQHNVKLEVIAVGTGKALAMGAQGDVDVVFAHAPAAELNYVKSGDFIDRSAVMHNDFVIVGPTSDPANIAASKTIEEALRSIAEIEASFISRGDDSGTHKKEKLLWKKAGVAPSGDWYVDVGQGMGAVLNIANEKLAYALTDRGTQIAFADKISLKVLFEGDVNLFNPYHVMAVNPKKHPGSRYDLAIKYIQFVTSKRGQEIIADFRKGGQQLFYPDAE
- the uvrA gene encoding excinuclease ABC subunit UvrA, translating into MDTIQIRGARTHNLKDIDLDLPRDKLIVITGLSGSGKSSLAFDTIYAEGQRRYVESLSAYARQFLSVMEKPDVDHIEGLSPAISIEQKSTSHNPRSTVGTITEIYDYLRLLFARTGIPQCPDHGTSLEAQTTTQMVDAVLALDPEKRWMLLAPVVQERKGEHFNTLNDLRNQGFIRARIDGEIVELDDAPPLELKKKHTIEVIIDRFKIRDDLSVRLAESFETALKLTEGIAVISSMDDDEEILFSSRFACPTCGYSISELEPRSFSFNSPKGACSSCDGLGITQYIDAQQVLHSPDISLAGGAIRGWDKRNMYYYQMVMSLAKHYQFDPEEPFNSYPEETQHAILFGSGDEPINFTTLNSRGESIKRTHPFEGVIHSMERRYRETDSNTVRDELAKYLSSKACPDCQGQRLNKAARHVFVDTHTLPSITNLSIRQSSALFSSLELAGHRGEIAKKIVKEIKARLDFLINVGLDYLSLDRSADTLSGGEAQRIRLASQIGAGLVGVMYVLDEPSIGLHQRDNQRLINTLFHLRDIGNTVIVVEHDEDAVLAADHVVDIGPKAGIHGGNVIAQGTPEEIINDPLSITGQYLSGAQYIAVPQQRHPVDASKTLRINNARANNLKNISVDIPIGLFTCVTGVSGSGKSTLINETLYPTVAKVLNKSSLPIAANDGVDGLEHIDKVVDIDQSPIGRTPRSNPATYTGLFTPIRELFAATPEARSRGYTPGRFSFNVKGGRCETCKGDGVIKVEMHFLADVYVNCESCKGQRYGRETLEIRYKGKTIHEVLSMTVEDACGFFDAIPVVSKKLRTLMDVGLGYITLGQNAVTLSGGEAQRVKLSRELSKRDTGKTLYILDEPTTGLHFADIQQLLSVLHTLRDHGNTLVVIEHNLDVIKTADWIIDIGPEGGDGGGQVIAQGTPEAVTQCNESHTGYYLKDFLNKTNDSLSA
- a CDS encoding SDR family oxidoreductase; amino-acid sequence: MYNNKVILLTGAGSGIGAAVAKELSELGAQLILVGRNQDKLETVKQNLSGQHDVLAADISSSEGRQVIKEHCEQRAGGIDILINNAGISAFTGFETMSEEKISSVIHINLTSTILLTQQLLPLLKAKPSAQIVNIGSAFASLAFAGFTVYSASKYGLKGFTEALRRELHGGTVDVRYFAPRGTDTPFNDENTQALNVAIKANIDTPEKVATEFADFLQSSKARHFVGWQERLFGRLNGLFPGLIDKALAGQHQAIMDCLPQADKDKG
- the ssb gene encoding single-stranded DNA-binding protein is translated as MASRGVNKVILVGNLGKDPEIRYMPSGGAVANVTVATSESWKDKNTGEQKEQTEWHRVVFFNRLAEVVGEYLKKGSKIYVEGALQTRKWQDQSGQDRYTTEIKASTMQMLDSRGGGSAEFSPAGSAPASKPSNFASAPAQPTAPMDDFDDDIPF
- a CDS encoding MFS transporter, coding for MADSSSQPSVMSEQEKRASLGLAGIFSMRMLGLFMILPVMSLYTEHLNGITPVLLGLSISIYGLTQALLQIPFGLMSDRFGRKKIITIGLLLFVAGSVVAALSTTIYGIILGRALQGSGAVAAAIMALAADLTLEQNRTKIMATIGISIGISFGIAMVLGPLLASVVGLQGIFWFTAILATVGIFILHNVVPDAKKLSVHKDAEPIPALMGKVLKDTQLLRLDFGIFCLHLVMTAMFVVLPLVLRGKLGIAADHHWMVYLPVLGLSVVAMLPFIILAEKKRKMKVVFVSAVAALSLASLGLYLFSGHLWGMLGSLFVFFTAFNLLEASLPSLISKIAFAGGKGTAMGVYSSSQFFGAFCGGLMGGLVWNNYGLASVFLACGGILFIWFIVALSMKAPRHMSSLLKHVEIETSEQARQITDKLLAVKGVLDVGISVDDSTAYLKVDNELLDELALEAIIPTNQATG